In the Paenibacillus sp. FSL R7-0337 genome, TAGAAATATATATTAAAAATTGTGCTGAACTAGATTACGAAAGCTGCAATCAGATTGTGAAATTCCAATTTCTAGAATGAGATAATTTTCAACCACGCTTACCATACCGTACTATTATTACGTTGAGAGGAAAATCCGTGACGCAGCAGCACCTAATCCTTCAAACGCAACCCCGCCCCAACCGCCTACTGGTCGCATCCATTGACGTTCAGCGCCGCCGTCGCCGGCTGAATAGTCACTACGAAATATCCTTCAAAGTTCCTATGACCACCGATGATTATGAAGAGATGATCATACCCGAGGGCCACGTTCAAGATGAGCGTGGTCAATTTTATGTCGTACAAACCCGTGCCCGGGATCGCAGCAACAAGGTAATCAATACCCAGATCATCTGCACTCACATCATGTTCAAGATAATCGACTTAAAGATGCCGTACTCCGATTACATCTATGAGGCTTACGGAATTCACATCAGTGTACTGTTGGACAAGATCAGCGCGGCCACCGACGGCGTATATACCTTTGTCGTGCATAACACCTTCGACCTACGGGACATGAAGGACTCGGGAGCGACCATTGTTCTGGCAGCCCTGCAACATACCGTCAACTTATGCGTATGTGAGATCAAGCCGGGTAACTTCATCATTCATCTATATAATCGTATTGGCAGCGATAACGGGTTTGAATACCGTTTAAAGAGGAACGTCGGACGATGCTTCTAATCTATTGACGCATGTTCAGTCAAATGAAGGACGGTCAGACATTCTATCGGCCCCTCAGTCAACTTCCTGACCACAGAGGAGCGTAGCTTGCTGCAATCAATTCCCGACGCGATCGTCGACAACAAACTAGCCGTCAATTACCTGATCTCGCCTTATACTCAATACTGGACAAACCACGTCAACACCTTCAATTTGAATATGCAACTTATAAAATAATTCCCAATCGGTTCCAACTTTAACCGGGGTGATTATTAAAAAACGACAGAGACCATTTAGGCCTTGTCGTTTTTAATCTCGTCTTTTCACAAAATCACTAACTAAATCACAAAGGAGTAATTATCTTCTTGCCTTTTTTATTGAATCAAGTTAAGAGCAATCGAACGAAGTTAATTTAATTTTTAGAAATTCCTTGTTCAAAAAATGAGAAGCTATTCTTAGAGTTTATAGGCGCTCTCAAAAGAACAGATATTTTTTGTATCCAGGATGTGCTTCGTTTTGAGTAAATCCATATTCTGTTTAATGTGTGTATGGGAGACTAGAATTACTATGATCTCAATTTCATTTAAAAAATCTTCAAAGTTCATAAACTGATGCTCTACTACTCTTTCTTTAACAAATGGATCAAATACTTTCACTCCATAAGCCAAGTGTTCATCCATTTTCTCTAACAACTGAAGTGTGGGGCTTTCTCTAATATCATCCACATCTTCTTTATAAGTCAACCCATACAGCCCTATTTTTGTTATGTCCTTAATTCCATGCTCTCTCATAATGTCTCTCATTCTACCCAACACATGAGAAGGCATTGAATCATTAATTTTTCTAGCTGATAATATTAAATTAGTTAAATCAGGGTAATCACCTACCAAAAACCATGGATCTACAGAAATACAGTGTCCTCCGACTCCAGGACCAGGTTGCAATATATTTACACGAGGATGTTTGTTAGCAGTTTCAATTATTTCGTATACATCCATATTATCAGTTCTACATATTTTTGCTAACTCATTTGCAAAAGCAATATTTATATCTCGATAAGTATTTTCTACTACCTTAGACATTTCAGCCGTTCTTATATCAGTAACTATGATTTCAGAATTACAAAATTGAGAATACAATTCCTTTACCTTTTCGCCAATTTCTTTATCCTCAGCACCAATAGTTCTTGAGTTATTTTCCAATTCATAAATCATTTTACCTGGAATAATTCTCTCTGGAGCATGTACAAGGTGTATATCTACTCCTACATTAAAACCTTTGTTTGTTATTTCATTTTTAATGAATTTGTCAATTGTGCCAGGAGAAATTGTCGATTCAATAACAATAGTTGATCCTTTTTCACATACATCCAAAATACTATTTATAGCAGAAATTACATACTTCAAATCAATTTTTTTACTTTCTTTCACATAAGGTGTAGGTACAGCAACAATATATGTATTTGCTTTAACATATTCATTAGTAAATTCAATTCCTTTTAAAAGAGCAGAAGCTAATAAATCATTCAAGCCTTCTTCTTCGAAGGTCAATTCCCCTCTTTTTAATAAGTTAACAAGAGATTCATTATAGTCAGTACCTACAACCTCTATACCATTCTCCGCAAACATCAATGCCGTGGGAAGACCAATATAACCTAACCCAATTACATTAATCATTATAATAACTCCTTTTTATTCATCTGTGTTGCACTGAAAATTTAATTCATTCAACTTTATCTCTGCTAATTTTATATATTAGTAAATAAAATAATACATATATAAAAGAATATGAAATAGATATTAATTTCAGAAATATATAAATTTCTGTATTAATAATTTTACAAATGAAAAACATAATAATTGAGGTTATACAAAAAAGTAACTGTATTAACAACTCAATTTTTTGTTTTCCAGCAATAATCACCGCTGGAGTAAGGGCCGAAACAATCAATCTTATTCCAAACATTGGAGCTAAAATCTTCACATAAACACCCGACATATACCACTTTTCCCCAAAAACAAATTTAAATATTTGAGGCGAAAAAAACATTAAAAATAATACCATGGGCACCGATAGAGCAAAAAGAAATAACGTTGTGTTTTTCAATGTTCTTCTAAAGGAACCAGTATCAATCTTTTCTTGATATGCCCTTTGAAAGAAAACCTTTGATACATTAGAACTTACTAGACTTAATGGTAGCCCTAGCATTCTATATGACATTGAATAATATCCAAAGACCTCCATTCCAAACAAACCAGTTATAAAGAAATTCAAGATGGAGTAGGAGGATGAATTGACAAAATGTGCTGGCATCGAATAGAGCGGTTGATTTATATGTTTGATCATTTCTCCTTTAATATCATGCAATTTAACCGATTTGAAAATCTCTTTATTTCCATATAAACTTTTCGTTTGTTTTTTAAGTCCAAACACCGAGCCTACCAATTGAGAGATGAGCAGTCCAACGGTACCTAGCTTCAATAAACCAAAAAAAATCAATCCAATATTCTGAAAAAAACTTCTTGTCACATATACTGAAGAGATAATTTTATATTCCTTTTGCCTATTATTATATGAAGAAGCAATATTGATCAAACCATTAACTAATAGTATTAAGATAATTACATAAGCATACACACCAACTTCATTTACTATAGTAATATTATTATTTAAATAAACTGAGTAACCAATACTTATTATGAAAGAAAAAATCAATGCAAATATAGCACTACTTAAAATCAAATTAGCTACTTCTTTTTCACTTTTCGCTGATACAATAGCTAAATCGTACTTCCCACAAATAATTGGACCAAACACTGAGGTAATAGTTAATATAAGAGAATATATTCCTAGTTGTTCTGGAGTATATAGTCGTGTAGAGATTGGCGAAACAACAATTGTTATTAATTGAGCTAATAAAGAACCCGTAGTTAATTGAATTATAGATTTTAAAAAATCCGACTTATAAAAACCTTTCTTAATCATTAGCATAATTTACCTCAAAATCTAACAACTTTTGTTTTTTTAATAATCGTCTTATAATAAAAACTAAGCATAAAAATAGATACAACCAAAAAAATTGAAGCTCCCAGTATGTACTAGAAATTAGTAATCGTGGGATAGATAAAATAAAAAAATATCTCATAAAATTTGTGCTTTCAGTTAATTCTGATGATTTAACAATGTACACTAAACCAACGATTATGACTAAAAATAAAAATCCGCTAAAAACGATTCCAAATTCTACTAAAAATTGCAATAAAAAGTTATGTGTGTATTGTCCATTGTGGGATAGTTCGAAAAACCCTACCCCACTTCCAAAAAAAGGATTATCAACAAAGATACTATAAGCATCTTTATACAATGAGTCCCTTCCTGTCATAATATCATCTTTTCTTATCTGATATAAAAATCTTTCTAACCAATTGATTCTAGAATTGAAGCTAGTGAGATAAAAAGAATAAATTTTAGTAAGATAGTATTCTAAATTATTAATAACAATAAGAGATGCTATTATAGAACTGGTAATTAATAATATTTTTGTTGTTATTCTTTTTATATTGCTAACAATCAATAAAAAACAAAGAACTAATAGAGTAAAAAGAGCTCCTCTATTATTGCTCAATATAAGTAAGTACCACATATTAATAATCAATGATAGTATATTAACTAACAAAACCTTTTTGTTCTTTTTGTAATATTTATAACTTAAAAGCACTGAACAAATCCCTATCATTGAAGTGTAGGACAAGTCCATCGTGAAATCTAAGTTGGTACTTGTTTTTATCATTGGTATATAAACCAAAACCAATACTATTGTAAATATAAAAAATATTGTATTCACAACTTTCATTACAAAAGGAAAATTTGATTTAAAAGAAATAAGATAAGTAGCTACAAGACCATATATTAAATATTTGTATAAATAGTTAAATAAATATGTAAAATCTGTTATTCTATAATATGACAGAAGAATCAAGATCAAAACTAAAAAGTTAAATACAACAAAAATAGGACTCATCTTTAGTTTGTTAATTCCTAGAGACACAAAAAAGATTAGTCCTGTGACCAGTAATATATTATTTTCAAAACTATAAATTGATGTTATTACTTTAGTGAGCATGCTCATTGATATATATAAACCAAGTAGCAAACTGTTTAATTTTATTTTTTTTTCAATCTCCATACCTCATTTTCCCCGCTCTTTAATTTTAATAGCAAATCAATAACCCCTCAAACCTTTTGTAAAAATTCTTCAGCAATAGTTTTAGGATCAAATCTTAATAGAGGAGCATACTCTATTAAGTTGCTTGAAATCTCCCCTAAAGCTTTCAAAATACTATCTATACTATTCTCACAAATAATATAACGTTTAAAACTTTCAAAATAACGACGCATTAACTCTTGGTGTTCGCCATCCAAGATAATTAATATTGGTTTATTAGTAGCAGCATAATGATATATTTTTCCAGGTATCTGTGTACCTTTTTTATTACATATGCAAATTAGCACATCACACTTAGCTTCCATTAATTTAACTTTATCATAACTTACTCTATCATTTACTAATATATTTGGTTTGTTTAAGATATGATTATCCCCTCTACCATAGATATGAAGAACCGACGTTGAGTTCATAACTGCAGAACAAAGAGGAAGAATATTTCTATCAACAGAATTATAGTCACCAAAATATCCAATTGTTAATTTATTATTATCATTCAATTTTTCATGAACAATAGGCTCAATGTAGGGGGTAGGAATGAAGACAAATTTTCCTTTTAAATGAGGATAAAATTCTTCTTGTTGTTGTAACGTAAATGGCGAGACATAAACAACTTTATCTGCTTTCTCCAGCATTTTCAGTTCTTGTTTTTTTATATAAAAATCGGGAAGAAGAGTCTTATTATTAATATCTGCAGCAAAGGGATCGCCCCAGTATTGCACCCATTTCCTGCTTACATTTGGGAATATCTTTTTTATTTCTGCTGCTAACAAGTGAGAAGATTTTGGGTCAGATGATGAAATCATTAAATCATATTTTTTATTTTCAAATTTAAGGTTAATCACACCAGAGATAAAACTCTTTCGTGGATCATATAAAGAGAGTTTGCTAATTATTTTATATACTTTTTTTCTAAAGAAGTTTATGATTTCTTTGTTTTTTTTGTATCCTTTCTTATTCGAACTCGTTAGGCTACTATATAATATTGAAGATTCCAAATAAAATCGTTCATATAAGTTTAAACTAAGAAGGGTATTGTCTACATAAATAGATTTATTTTGAGGACGAGCTGATACTATGGTGACACTATGTCCTAATTCTATTAACCCTTTAATTAGTCCTATATTTCTCATATTTGCAGATGAATTATATTCAATCGGCGTTGTTAAAACAAATAATATTTTCAAGTCATATCTCCTTTCTGCAACTATAGCTATAAACCATAACATAGCTCTATTAATTATCTTTTCTTACTTACTTTTTTACCGGTTTTGATCTTGAAATAACAATTTTCATTATTACTGCACCTGCTTACTATTCTCCATACATATTTCCTTATATATGTTTCTCATGTGTTCTTTCACTGAATTAATATCAAATGCTTTAACCTTTTCCAAGTTATTTCCACCTATTTCAGTACGCGCATCTGAGTCATTAAATAACTTTTCGATCGCAGATGCAAACCCCTTAGCATCATTAGGCTCTACAGTATAACCGTTCACTCCATTCTCCACCAGATCAATGTTCCCCCTAACAGCTGAAACAACTGCTGGTAATCCAACAGACATCGCTTCCATCAATGCTCTAGGTAACCCCTCTTGATATGTAGTCAATAAATACAAATCGCTAATTCGCAATAATTTTGCTATATCTCTTCTAAATCCTAAGAAATGAACATTTTTCTCCAATCCCATTTTTGCAACTTCTTCTTTAAGAGATTTTTCCAGTATTCCATCTCCACATATAATATAATGTAAATTATCTTTTTTTACAGAGGATATAGCTTGTAAAGCCGTAATATAATTTTTTCTAGCTATTAAATCCCCCATTGATATGATAAGGAAATCTGCAGAAGTAAAACCAAATTCACTTTTAAAGTCAGTTTTATTCACTTCAATATTATTGTATAGGCTGACATCTATGCCAATGCCCGGTGTATAATAACACTTGCCTTTCTTTCTCAATGATAGCTTTTTACCATTCTCATAATCTTCTTTATTCATGGTTATTATGCCGTCTGTTATTTTTGCCAAGATTATCTCTGCGAATTTATATACCGTTCTATTAAGTAATGGGGCTCCCTTATAAAAATGGAATCCGTGTGCAGTATAAATAACTGTTTTCACCCCAGCTAATCTAGCACAGATACGTCCTAGCAAGCCACCTACGGGAGAATTACAATGTACAACTTCATATTTTTGAGCTTTCATTAACTGATATAACTCTTTTGCTGCTTTTATGTTTTTAAAGCTGAATGGATTCCTTTCAAATCCTATATGATTTAAAGTCACTTCCTCTAAACTATATTCCCCCTTATAATTTGATAAATTAGCAACCCAATGAACCTCGTATCCAAGCTCATGTAAGGGACTAATCATACTATAATGGCCAGCTTGTATTCTTTTAGTTATATTAGACACAATCAAGGCTTTCAATAAAAACACTCTTTTCCTGAGATTTAGTGATATCCGGCTGAATCCCCTTCTTGTTCTGTGCCTGCTATATCCTTGTATACCTTTTCTCTTTTTAAAATTGTACTGATAGTTCTAATGAAAATTTTGAAATCGAGCTTAAAAGAAATATTTCTAACATAATAAAGATCGTTTGTATACTTTTCTTTATCCGTAATTGAATTTCTATAATATGCTTGATTATATCCAGTAAGACCAGGTGCTAAATTCAATATTTCTTTATCTTCCTCTGAACATATTTCTAACCAATACGGGGTACTAGGTCTAGGTCCTACTATACTCATATGTCCAAACAATATATTGATAATTTGTGGCAATTCGTCAATACTTGTTTTCCTTAAAAATCTGCCCATTTTTGTCACTCTTACATCATCACTTGAATTATAGGTTGACCCATCATGTAGTCTAATATCAGGAGCATTAATCAGCATGCTTCTTATTTTAAGCATATCGAATAGGTCCCCGTTTTTCCCCACTCGTTTACTCTTATAAAAAATCGGGCCTCTATCCTCAATTTTAATACAAATACCCATAATTAAGATAATTACAAATATAAAAGGTAAAGATAACAATGCTAAAAAGATATCTATTGTCCTTTTAATAATTAAATAAGTCCCCATAGTAAATAAGTAACTCCTTGTCTCTAATTCTTTTCCCTCGAAATTTTGAAAAAGTTAAACTTTCCACTATTCATTACTTTTTTATAATCTATCATCATTTTTTTATAATCTTTAAATACTGGATCATATCCAAAATCCATTCGCGCTTTCGAAACATCAAATAGATAAGAACGTGAATTATTTTCTATTTGTGGACTATAAACAATTTTAGAAACAACATCTTTCGCAAATACTTCTATGACTGTTTCAACCTGTCTTTTTAACGTTAATCCCACACCGGAAGTAATATTATAAAGCCCTCGACTTTTATCACTTTCAATTGCATTGACTA is a window encoding:
- a CDS encoding O-antigen ligase family protein; protein product: MEIEKKIKLNSLLLGLYISMSMLTKVITSIYSFENNILLVTGLIFFVSLGINKLKMSPIFVVFNFLVLILILLSYYRITDFTYLFNYLYKYLIYGLVATYLISFKSNFPFVMKVVNTIFFIFTIVLVLVYIPMIKTSTNLDFTMDLSYTSMIGICSVLLSYKYYKKNKKVLLVNILSLIINMWYLLILSNNRGALFTLLVLCFLLIVSNIKRITTKILLITSSIIASLIVINNLEYYLTKIYSFYLTSFNSRINWLERFLYQIRKDDIMTGRDSLYKDAYSIFVDNPFFGSGVGFFELSHNGQYTHNFLLQFLVEFGIVFSGFLFLVIIVGLVYIVKSSELTESTNFMRYFFILSIPRLLISSTYWELQFFWLYLFLCLVFIIRRLLKKQKLLDFEVNYAND
- a CDS encoding sugar transferase, yielding MGTYLIIKRTIDIFLALLSLPFIFVIILIMGICIKIEDRGPIFYKSKRVGKNGDLFDMLKIRSMLINAPDIRLHDGSTYNSSDDVRVTKMGRFLRKTSIDELPQIINILFGHMSIVGPRPSTPYWLEICSEEDKEILNLAPGLTGYNQAYYRNSITDKEKYTNDLYYVRNISFKLDFKIFIRTISTILKREKVYKDIAGTEQEGDSAGYH
- a CDS encoding phage tail protein — translated: MTQQHLILQTQPRPNRLLVASIDVQRRRRRLNSHYEISFKVPMTTDDYEEMIIPEGHVQDERGQFYVVQTRARDRSNKVINTQIICTHIMFKIIDLKMPYSDYIYEAYGIHISVLLDKISAATDGVYTFVVHNTFDLRDMKDSGATIVLAALQHTVNLCVCEIKPGNFIIHLYNRIGSDNGFEYRLKRNVGRCF
- a CDS encoding glycosyltransferase family 4 protein, encoding MKALIVSNITKRIQAGHYSMISPLHELGYEVHWVANLSNYKGEYSLEEVTLNHIGFERNPFSFKNIKAAKELYQLMKAQKYEVVHCNSPVGGLLGRICARLAGVKTVIYTAHGFHFYKGAPLLNRTVYKFAEIILAKITDGIITMNKEDYENGKKLSLRKKGKCYYTPGIGIDVSLYNNIEVNKTDFKSEFGFTSADFLIISMGDLIARKNYITALQAISSVKKDNLHYIICGDGILEKSLKEEVAKMGLEKNVHFLGFRRDIAKLLRISDLYLLTTYQEGLPRALMEAMSVGLPAVVSAVRGNIDLVENGVNGYTVEPNDAKGFASAIEKLFNDSDARTEIGGNNLEKVKAFDINSVKEHMRNIYKEICMENSKQVQ
- a CDS encoding nucleotide sugar dehydrogenase; the encoded protein is MINVIGLGYIGLPTALMFAENGIEVVGTDYNESLVNLLKRGELTFEEEGLNDLLASALLKGIEFTNEYVKANTYIVAVPTPYVKESKKIDLKYVISAINSILDVCEKGSTIVIESTISPGTIDKFIKNEITNKGFNVGVDIHLVHAPERIIPGKMIYELENNSRTIGAEDKEIGEKVKELYSQFCNSEIIVTDIRTAEMSKVVENTYRDINIAFANELAKICRTDNMDVYEIIETANKHPRVNILQPGPGVGGHCISVDPWFLVGDYPDLTNLILSARKINDSMPSHVLGRMRDIMREHGIKDITKIGLYGLTYKEDVDDIRESPTLQLLEKMDEHLAYGVKVFDPFVKERVVEHQFMNFEDFLNEIEIIVILVSHTHIKQNMDLLKTKHILDTKNICSFESAYKL
- a CDS encoding oligosaccharide flippase family protein → MIKKGFYKSDFLKSIIQLTTGSLLAQLITIVVSPISTRLYTPEQLGIYSLILTITSVFGPIICGKYDLAIVSAKSEKEVANLILSSAIFALIFSFIISIGYSVYLNNNITIVNEVGVYAYVIILILLVNGLINIASSYNNRQKEYKIISSVYVTRSFFQNIGLIFFGLLKLGTVGLLISQLVGSVFGLKKQTKSLYGNKEIFKSVKLHDIKGEMIKHINQPLYSMPAHFVNSSSYSILNFFITGLFGMEVFGYYSMSYRMLGLPLSLVSSNVSKVFFQRAYQEKIDTGSFRRTLKNTTLFLFALSVPMVLFLMFFSPQIFKFVFGEKWYMSGVYVKILAPMFGIRLIVSALTPAVIIAGKQKIELLIQLLFCITSIIMFFICKIINTEIYIFLKLISISYSFIYVLFYLLIYKISRDKVE